One window of the Candidatus Microbacterium colombiense genome contains the following:
- a CDS encoding extracellular solute-binding protein has translation MTRHTTRAVLGTGAVLLASTLVLAGCGSGFAGDEPTPESDGLTSSDDALTLLIGSSGDAETAAVQSAVDAWSAESGTDVSVQVASNLDQELSQGFAAGEPADLFYLSTDQAAGYAANGSLKAYGDQLSNKDDFYPSLVENFTVDDTFYCAPKDFSTLALIINTKMWSDAGLTDADIPKDWDDLAAVAKKLTTADHVGLAFGAEYQRVGVFMAQAGGGLVRDGAAIADDPANVEALEYVKSHLADGTFAFAKDVGAGWGGEALGKQSAAMVIEGNWITGAMSNDYSTVDYTVAELPAGPSGPGTLQFTNCWGMAADSPNQQAALDLVEYLTSADSQLAFSAAFGPMPSIKSAADDWTADNAALTPFLAGAEYAQFPPNQAGSADVIADFNSQLESLKSADPTQILDSVQSNLEAVVK, from the coding sequence ATGACACGGCACACCACTCGCGCAGTACTCGGCACCGGAGCGGTGCTACTCGCCAGCACCCTCGTGCTCGCCGGCTGCGGCTCAGGATTCGCCGGCGACGAGCCGACGCCCGAGTCCGACGGGCTCACCTCCTCCGACGACGCGCTCACCCTGCTCATCGGCTCGTCCGGCGATGCCGAGACCGCCGCCGTGCAGTCGGCCGTCGATGCATGGTCGGCCGAGTCCGGTACCGACGTGTCGGTGCAGGTCGCCAGCAACCTCGACCAGGAGCTCTCGCAGGGCTTCGCCGCCGGCGAGCCGGCCGACCTGTTCTACCTCTCGACCGATCAGGCCGCGGGGTACGCCGCGAACGGATCGCTCAAGGCCTACGGCGACCAGCTGTCCAACAAGGACGACTTCTACCCCTCGCTCGTGGAGAACTTCACGGTCGACGACACGTTCTACTGTGCGCCCAAGGACTTCTCCACTCTCGCCCTCATCATCAACACGAAGATGTGGTCGGATGCCGGCCTCACCGACGCCGACATCCCGAAGGACTGGGACGACCTCGCCGCGGTCGCGAAGAAGCTCACCACCGCCGATCACGTCGGGCTCGCCTTCGGTGCCGAGTACCAGCGCGTGGGCGTGTTCATGGCGCAGGCCGGTGGCGGACTCGTGCGCGACGGCGCCGCGATCGCCGACGACCCCGCGAACGTCGAGGCGCTCGAGTACGTGAAGTCGCATCTCGCCGACGGCACCTTCGCCTTCGCGAAGGACGTCGGGGCCGGATGGGGTGGCGAGGCGCTGGGCAAGCAGTCCGCCGCCATGGTGATCGAGGGCAACTGGATCACCGGCGCGATGTCGAACGACTACAGCACGGTCGACTACACCGTCGCCGAGCTTCCCGCCGGCCCCTCGGGCCCGGGCACGCTCCAGTTCACGAACTGCTGGGGAATGGCCGCCGACAGCCCCAACCAGCAGGCCGCGCTCGACCTGGTGGAGTATCTGACCAGCGCCGACAGCCAGCTCGCCTTCTCGGCAGCCTTCGGCCCGATGCCGTCGATCAAGTCGGCCGCCGATGACTGGACCGCCGACAACGCCGCCCTCACGCCCTTCCTCGCCGGCGCCGAGTACGCCCAGTTCCCGCCGAACCAGGCCGGATCCGCCGACGTGATCGCCGACTTCAACTCGCAGCTCGAGTCGCTGAAGTCCGCCGATCCGACGCAGATCCTCGACTCCGTCCAGTCGAACCTCGAAGCGGTCGTCAAGTAA